ATCGTCGTCAGCGACGGACAGCAATACGCGCCCGCCTCCGTCCCGTCAATGCCGATCACCGCCACCTCCTCCGGCACCGCCACGCCCTCATCCCGCAGCCCGCGCAAAAAACCCATCGCCCCGTGATCGCACGAATAGATCACCGCGGTAGGGCGGTCGCCCCGGCGGGCAAACTCCAAGCCACACTGTCGCGAATGCTCCGGCACGCTGCGGCCCACCAGAACCTCCGGCTCCATCCCATGCCTCCGGCACGCCGCACAAAAGGCCGCAAGTTTGCCGTCAACCTCCGGATTGACCGAACGCGAACGAAAATACCCGACTCGCCGGTGCCCCTTACCGGCCAGCAGCGAAATCGCCTCGTCCATCCCCGGCTCCCAATCCGACACCACCGACGAGAGCCCCTCAATCTGGTCCGAAATCGTCACCAGCGGATACCGCTCCGCCAGCAGATGATCGTAAAGCGGCTCGCCCGGCCCCAACGCCGACCCAAAGAAAATCACCCCGTCCACCCCCCGTCCCATAAGGGTTTGCAGACAATCCAGGTCGTTCTCCCCCGTCCGCCACGGCGTCACCGAAATCAGCAGGTGATACCCCCGATCCTCGACCTCCCGAAGCGCCATATCCGCCAGCTCGTTGTAGTGCGGCGAAACGATCTGACCGCACTGAAACCCGATCGTGTTCGTCCGACCCGTCACCAAGGCCTTCGCCGAAAACGACGGCCGGTAGTTCAACTGCCGCGCCACCGACAAAACCCGCTGACGAGTCTCCTCCGATATCCGTATCCCCGATCGCTTGCGATTCAAAACGTACGAAACCGTCGTCTTCGTCACCCCCACACGACGGGCAATGTCCGAAAGCGTTGCTGCCATCGACAAATGCTCCTAACTGCCTGAAACTACCAGTCTTATGTCCATTTACGGCGGCATTTATCGCTACACGTTTACCGTTGAACGCCCCCATCGTACCAGACCCGCCTCGCTCTGTCAATAGGGGGTAGTCCCGGAAGAACAGGGGCAAAATCGCACCGCCCGGACCCGATGCGGCAAACCCTTACCGCCGATGCGGCTGCTTGCCCGACTGCCATGCCTCGACGATCCCACGCCCCGACGGCCACTGAAATGCCAGGCACACCATCGTCATCAACCACCACGGCAGCAGAAGGGC
The sequence above is drawn from the Phycisphaerae bacterium genome and encodes:
- a CDS encoding LacI family transcriptional regulator, with the protein product MAATLSDIARRVGVTKTTVSYVLNRKRSGIRISEETRQRVLSVARQLNYRPSFSAKALVTGRTNTIGFQCGQIVSPHYNELADMALREVEDRGYHLLISVTPWRTGENDLDCLQTLMGRGVDGVIFFGSALGPGEPLYDHLLAERYPLVTISDQIEGLSSVVSDWEPGMDEAISLLAGKGHRRVGYFRSRSVNPEVDGKLAAFCAACRRHGMEPEVLVGRSVPEHSRQCGLEFARRGDRPTAVIYSCDHGAMGFLRGLRDEGVAVPEEVAVIGIDGTEAGAYCCPSLTTIAQDGRGIIRSAVEMVLAMIDRKEPPGRRVNLATKLIVRESA